The Papaver somniferum cultivar HN1 chromosome 3, ASM357369v1, whole genome shotgun sequence genome includes a region encoding these proteins:
- the LOC113355541 gene encoding octanoyltransferase LIP2, mitochondrial-like isoform X1 yields MFGMRPLLRRSLEVWKMGCVNYMDAIKLQEKLVADRKLGKIPDTLLSLQHPPTYTLGKRRTDHNLLVPKEELQNMGAELHYTDRGGDITFHGPHQAILYPIISLKDIGFGARKYVENLELTMIQLAHLYGVKAQVGNKCETGVFVGEGKIGAIGVRISSGITSHGLAFNIDPDLNFFKHIVPCGCAKKGVTSLKRETGLELPSEEVIHEQLVSSFAQSFGYTNLEWKEKCV; encoded by the exons ATGTTT GGAATGAGGCCGCTACTACGAAGGAGCCTCGAGGTATGGAAAATGGGTTGCGTAAACTACATGGATGCAATTAAGCTGCAGGAGAAGCTCGTGGCCGATAGAAAACTCGGCAAAATTCCAGATACGCTTCTGTCATTGCAACATCCTCCAACATACACCCTTGGGAAACGGCGGACTGATCACAATTTACTTGTGCCCAAGGAAGAGCTGCAAAATATGGGAGCTGAGCTTCATTACACTGATAGAGGGGGAGACATAACATTTCATGGTCCACACCAAGCTATCTTGTACCCCATTATTTCTCTGAAAGATATCGGATTCGGTGCTCGGAAGTATGTTGAGAATCTCGAACTGACAATGATTCAGTTGGCGCATTTATATGGCGTGAAAGCTCAAGTTGGAAACAAGTGCGAGACAGGGGTTTTTGTGGGAGAGGGGAAGATAGGAGCAATTGGGGTTCGGATTTCGTCAGGGATCACTTCTCATGGATTGGCATTCAATATTGATCCTGATTTAAATTTCTTTAAGCACATTGTGCCTTGTGGATGCGCCAAGAAAGGAGTTACATCGTTAAAAAGAGAGACAGGGTTGGAACTTCCTAGTGAAGAAGTGATTCATGAACAGTTGGTTTCTAGTTTTGCGCAGAGCTTTGGTTATACAAATCTGGAGTGGAAAGAAAAATGTGTCTGA
- the LOC113355541 gene encoding octanoyltransferase LIP2, mitochondrial-like isoform X2, producing MRPLLRRSLEVWKMGCVNYMDAIKLQEKLVADRKLGKIPDTLLSLQHPPTYTLGKRRTDHNLLVPKEELQNMGAELHYTDRGGDITFHGPHQAILYPIISLKDIGFGARKYVENLELTMIQLAHLYGVKAQVGNKCETGVFVGEGKIGAIGVRISSGITSHGLAFNIDPDLNFFKHIVPCGCAKKGVTSLKRETGLELPSEEVIHEQLVSSFAQSFGYTNLEWKEKCV from the coding sequence ATGAGGCCGCTACTACGAAGGAGCCTCGAGGTATGGAAAATGGGTTGCGTAAACTACATGGATGCAATTAAGCTGCAGGAGAAGCTCGTGGCCGATAGAAAACTCGGCAAAATTCCAGATACGCTTCTGTCATTGCAACATCCTCCAACATACACCCTTGGGAAACGGCGGACTGATCACAATTTACTTGTGCCCAAGGAAGAGCTGCAAAATATGGGAGCTGAGCTTCATTACACTGATAGAGGGGGAGACATAACATTTCATGGTCCACACCAAGCTATCTTGTACCCCATTATTTCTCTGAAAGATATCGGATTCGGTGCTCGGAAGTATGTTGAGAATCTCGAACTGACAATGATTCAGTTGGCGCATTTATATGGCGTGAAAGCTCAAGTTGGAAACAAGTGCGAGACAGGGGTTTTTGTGGGAGAGGGGAAGATAGGAGCAATTGGGGTTCGGATTTCGTCAGGGATCACTTCTCATGGATTGGCATTCAATATTGATCCTGATTTAAATTTCTTTAAGCACATTGTGCCTTGTGGATGCGCCAAGAAAGGAGTTACATCGTTAAAAAGAGAGACAGGGTTGGAACTTCCTAGTGAAGAAGTGATTCATGAACAGTTGGTTTCTAGTTTTGCGCAGAGCTTTGGTTATACAAATCTGGAGTGGAAAGAAAAATGTGTCTGA